Genomic window (Desulforapulum autotrophicum HRM2):
CATAGAACTGATGGTTCCTTTGTACGCCTCATCTCTCCTGTTGTTGAAAACGAAGATAAAACCCTGGAGATTTTAAAAGATTTTACAAAACAGATTTATCCTTACTTAAACGAGTATATTCCATCGTGATTCAAACCCTTCACAAGGTCTTTGAAGAATTCCCGGATATTCTGATTGTCACTGTCTTTGGGTCTGCCTCAAGGGGAACGCTCGGAACGAACAGCGATATAGACATTGGTGTTGCCGCAGAGTCTCAATTAAGCTTTGAACAGAAAACGGATATCTATTTGGCATTGACCAGTGCCTTTGGCCGGGAAATAGATTTGATTGATCTAAATCAAGTCAACGGGGTCATCCTTAAGAGTGCCCTGTGCAGTGGGGAAATCGTCATCAAGCGGTCTGTGCCTCTTCTGGCTCGACTTTTAAAGAAACTGTGGTACAATCAGGCGGACATGATGCCTAACACAATAATGGTGATGGAACAACAAATTCAGAGGTTTATTGATGGACAAACAGATCATTCTGGATAAACTTTCGTCATTAAAACGATGTGTTGAACGTGTGGAGT
Coding sequences:
- the mntA gene encoding type VII toxin-antitoxin system MntA family adenylyltransferase antitoxin, producing the protein MIQTLHKVFEEFPDILIVTVFGSASRGTLGTNSDIDIGVAAESQLSFEQKTDIYLALTSAFGREIDLIDLNQVNGVILKSALCSGEIVIKRSVPLLARLLKKLWYNQADMMPNTIMVMEQQIQRFIDGQTDHSG